The window TCCAGGAAGTCATTGTCCAGGGGTATATCGGTAATTTCGCAGTCGGCACGCGGCGCCGCTCCGTCCGACAGCGACGGGGACGGCGAGGAGAGGGAATCGGACTGCGAGTCGAGGTCGTCGGCGCGGCCGGAGGAGGAGCTCTCGGCGTGGGCGAATCGGGCGGCGGCGACCTGGATCTCGGCGGGGGTCATGGAGCGGCCGTTCTCGATCTCGGGGGGGCTGTCGGGGAAATTGAACTTGGCGGAGGCGCCGCGGAGGCAGAAGAGCGCGGCGTCGAAGGCGCGCGCCGCCTTCTCCGCCGTGTCGTAGGAGCCGAGCCAGATCCGCTCGCGGCAGTTGGGGAGCCGGATCTCGGAGACGTACTTCCCCCACTTGCGCTTCCGCACGCCTTTGTATTTgcaggaggaggaggaggaggcggcggaaTCGTCTCGGACGATCTCTAATCCGGCGGAGGAGGAAGGATTGTGCTTTTTCTCAGGTGATTTCACCATGTCAgttaattagggtttttga is drawn from Salvia hispanica cultivar TCC Black 2014 chromosome 6, UniMelb_Shisp_WGS_1.0, whole genome shotgun sequence and contains these coding sequences:
- the LOC125193273 gene encoding ethylene-responsive transcription factor ERF017; protein product: MVKSPEKKHNPSSSAGLEIVRDDSAASSSSSCKYKGVRKRKWGKYVSEIRLPNCRERIWLGSYDTAEKAARAFDAALFCLRGASAKFNFPDSPPEIENGRSMTPAEIQVAAARFAHAESSSSGRADDLDSQSDSLSSPSPSLSDGAAPRADCEITDIPLDNDFLDQFLTLGTGNNISDFGLFPGFDDFSGDFMAPTSQNVDYYWPENDSTEELSSQLWNF